Proteins found in one Abyssibius alkaniclasticus genomic segment:
- the hydA gene encoding dihydropyrimidinase codes for MTKVIKGGTIVTADLTYQADVKIEHGVITEIGKNLSGDEVLDATGCYVMPGGIDPHTHLEMPFMGTYSSDDFESGTRAALAGGTTMVVDFALPGQGQGLHDALAMWHNKSGRANCDYSYHMAITWWGEKVFDDMKSIIEQEGITTFKHFLAYKGALMVNDDELFASFRRLGELGGIAMVHAENGDVVAELSAQLLKAGNTGPEAHAYSRPPQVEGEATNRAIMIADMAGVPLYVVHTSCEDSHEAIRRARMQGKRVWGEPLIQHLTLDESEYFNKDWDHAARRVMSPPFRNKMHQDSLWAGLQSGSLSVVATDHCAFTTEQKRYGLGDFTKIPNGTGGLEDRMPMLWTHGVNTGRLTMNEFVAVTSTNIAKILNCYPKKGAVLVGADADLVVWDPEKSKTITASSQQSSIDYNVFEGKEVKGLPRFTLTRGHVAVHDGEIRTQEGHGKFVKREANTPTNRALTQWKDLTAPRPVQRSGIPASGV; via the coding sequence GTGGAACCATTGTTACAGCCGATCTGACCTATCAGGCGGATGTGAAGATCGAACATGGCGTGATTACCGAGATTGGCAAGAATCTGAGCGGCGATGAGGTGCTGGACGCCACCGGCTGCTATGTCATGCCCGGCGGGATTGACCCGCATACGCATCTGGAAATGCCCTTCATGGGCACCTATTCCTCGGATGATTTTGAGAGCGGCACGCGCGCCGCGCTGGCCGGTGGCACCACGATGGTGGTGGATTTCGCGCTGCCGGGGCAGGGGCAGGGGCTGCATGATGCGCTGGCCATGTGGCACAACAAATCCGGCCGCGCCAATTGCGATTACTCCTATCACATGGCGATTACCTGGTGGGGTGAGAAAGTGTTTGACGACATGAAGTCGATCATCGAGCAAGAGGGCATCACCACCTTCAAGCACTTCCTTGCCTATAAAGGCGCGCTGATGGTGAATGATGACGAGCTGTTCGCCAGCTTCCGCCGCCTGGGCGAGCTTGGCGGCATCGCGATGGTCCATGCCGAAAACGGCGATGTGGTGGCCGAGCTTTCGGCGCAACTGCTGAAGGCGGGCAATACCGGCCCCGAGGCGCACGCCTATTCCCGCCCGCCGCAGGTAGAGGGCGAGGCGACCAACCGCGCCATTATGATCGCCGATATGGCCGGCGTGCCGCTTTATGTCGTGCATACGTCTTGCGAAGACAGCCACGAAGCCATCCGCCGCGCGCGGATGCAGGGCAAGCGTGTGTGGGGCGAGCCGCTCATCCAGCACCTGACGCTGGATGAGTCAGAATATTTCAACAAGGACTGGGACCATGCCGCGCGCCGCGTCATGTCGCCGCCGTTCCGCAATAAAATGCACCAGGACAGCCTTTGGGCGGGCCTGCAAAGCGGCAGCCTCAGCGTGGTGGCCACCGACCATTGCGCCTTTACCACCGAACAAAAACGCTATGGCCTGGGCGATTTCACCAAAATCCCAAATGGCACCGGCGGGCTGGAAGACCGGATGCCGATGCTGTGGACGCATGGGGTGAATACCGGGCGGCTGACAATGAATGAATTCGTGGCCGTAACTTCAACAAACATCGCCAAGATATTGAATTGCTATCCGAAAAAGGGTGCGGTTCTGGTGGGGGCGGATGCTGATCTGGTGGTCTGGGATCCGGAGAAATCCAAAACCATTACCGCCAGCAGCCAGCAATCATCGATCGATTACAACGTGTTTGAGGGCAAAGAGGTGAAGGGCCTGCCTCGCTTTACCCTTACCCGTGGGCATGTTGCGGTGCATGATGGCGAGATTCGCACACAGGAAGGCCACGGCAAATTTGTGAAACGCGAGGCCAACACCCCGACCAACCGCGCCCTGACCCAGTGGAAAGACCTGACAGCGCCGCGCCCCGTGCAACGCTCGGGCATTCCGGCGAGCGGGGTTTAG
- a CDS encoding ABC transporter permease has product MIKGKLLPVLTIILAIIAIWYAMTVVLNAKWTYDQAARAGVEVSFSEMVADTMGQERPVLPAPHQVAAEIWKTTAEQNVTSRRSLVYHGWVTLTATLLGFAIGTALGISIAIGIVYSRVMDGSVMPWVIASQTIPILAIAPMVVVMFNSMGVTGLLPKAVISAYLSFFPVTVGMVKGLRAPEGHLLDLMKTYNASGLSVLWKLRLPASMPYLFASLKIAMAASLVGAIVGEMPTGAKAGFGARLLVGSQFGQPLTIWSALIGAAVLAGLLLVIISIIQGLTLKRMGMAQ; this is encoded by the coding sequence ATGATTAAGGGCAAGCTGCTTCCCGTCCTCACCATCATCCTTGCAATCATCGCAATCTGGTATGCGATGACTGTGGTGCTGAATGCCAAATGGACCTATGACCAGGCCGCGCGTGCCGGGGTCGAGGTATCATTCTCTGAAATGGTGGCCGATACGATGGGCCAGGAGCGGCCCGTGCTGCCCGCCCCGCACCAGGTGGCGGCGGAGATTTGGAAAACCACGGCCGAGCAGAATGTCACCTCGCGGCGCAGCCTTGTTTACCACGGCTGGGTAACGCTGACCGCCACGCTGCTGGGCTTTGCCATTGGCACCGCGCTTGGGATCAGCATTGCCATTGGCATTGTCTATAGCCGGGTGATGGATGGCTCGGTCATGCCCTGGGTGATTGCCAGCCAGACCATTCCCATTCTGGCCATCGCGCCAATGGTGGTTGTGATGTTCAACTCGATGGGGGTGACGGGGCTGCTGCCCAAGGCGGTCATCTCGGCCTATCTGTCGTTCTTTCCGGTGACTGTTGGCATGGTCAAAGGGTTGCGCGCGCCCGAGGGGCATTTGCTGGACCTGATGAAAACCTACAATGCCAGCGGGCTTTCGGTTTTGTGGAAGCTAAGATTGCCGGCGTCCATGCCCTATCTGTTTGCCAGTCTCAAAATTGCAATGGCCGCCAGTCTGGTGGGCGCGATTGTGGGGGAAATGCCGACAGGGGCCAAGGCGGGCTTTGGCGCACGCCTGCTGGTCGGCAGCCAGTTTGGCCAGCCGCTGACGATATGGTCGGCGCTGATCGGGGCGGCGGTTTTGGCGGGGCTGCTCTTGGTGATCATCAGCATCATCCAGGGCCTGACGCTCAAACGCATGGGGATGGCGCAATGA
- a CDS encoding ABC transporter substrate-binding protein produces MKKLLIGTAMGAMALLPLAATAQEDVTIQLKWVTQAQFAGYYVALENGYYEEEGLNVTINAGGPDIAPAQVIAAGGADVIVDWMPSALAARERGVPLVNIAQPFKSSGMMLTCMADSGVTGPEDFPGRTLGVWFFGNEYPFLGWMAALGIPTNGGADGVEVLKQGFNVDPLLQGQADCISTMTYNEYWQVIDAGITPEQLVTFKYEDQGVATLEDGLYVMEDNLNDPAFVDRMARFVRASMRGWKWAEENPEDAAMIVLEYDETGAQTEAHQIRMMTEVAKLTAGSNGTLDVADYDRTVATLLGTESDPVITRAPEGAWTHAVTDLAFQ; encoded by the coding sequence ATGAAGAAGCTACTGATCGGAACCGCAATGGGCGCAATGGCGCTGCTGCCCCTTGCCGCAACTGCGCAGGAAGATGTGACCATTCAGCTTAAATGGGTCACGCAGGCGCAGTTTGCAGGCTATTACGTTGCGCTGGAAAACGGCTACTACGAAGAAGAGGGCCTGAATGTAACAATCAATGCCGGTGGCCCGGATATCGCCCCCGCGCAGGTGATCGCGGCTGGCGGTGCCGATGTGATCGTCGACTGGATGCCATCGGCTCTGGCCGCGCGTGAACGTGGCGTGCCGCTGGTGAACATCGCCCAGCCGTTCAAATCATCCGGCATGATGCTGACCTGCATGGCCGATAGCGGCGTGACCGGCCCTGAAGACTTTCCCGGCCGCACGCTTGGGGTGTGGTTCTTTGGCAACGAATATCCGTTCCTTGGCTGGATGGCCGCGCTTGGCATTCCCACCAATGGCGGGGCGGATGGTGTCGAGGTGCTGAAGCAGGGCTTCAACGTTGACCCGCTGCTGCAGGGCCAGGCCGATTGCATTTCGACCATGACCTATAACGAATACTGGCAGGTGATTGATGCCGGCATTACGCCCGAGCAGCTTGTGACCTTCAAATATGAAGACCAGGGCGTGGCCACGCTTGAAGACGGTCTTTATGTGATGGAAGACAACCTGAATGATCCGGCATTCGTTGACCGGATGGCACGCTTTGTGCGCGCCTCGATGCGCGGCTGGAAATGGGCTGAGGAAAACCCGGAAGATGCCGCCATGATCGTTCTGGAATATGACGAAACCGGTGCCCAGACCGAGGCGCACCAGATTCGCATGATGACCGAGGTTGCCAAGCTGACCGCGGGCAGCAACGGCACGCTTGATGTTGCCGATTACGACCGCACCGTTGCCACATTGCTTGGCACCGAGTCCGACCCGGTCATTACCCGTGCGCCGGAAGGTGCCTGGACCCATGCCGTGACCGATCTGGCCTTTCAATAA
- the preA gene encoding NAD-dependent dihydropyrimidine dehydrogenase subunit PreA encodes MADIRGNFVGIKSPNPFWLASAPPTDKEYNVRRAFEAGWGGVVWKTLGAEGPPVVNVNGPRYGAIWGADRRLLGLNNIELITDRPLEVNLREIKAVKRDYPDRAMVVSLMVPCEEEAWKAILPHVEDANADGIELNFGCPHGMAERGMGSAVGQVPEYIEMVTRWCKQYTRMPVIVKLTPNITDIRKPAEAAHRGGADAVSLINTINSITSVNLDSFAPEPTIDGKGAHGGYCGPAVKPIALNMVAEIARNAETANLPISAIGGITTWRDAAEFMALGAGNVQVCTAVMTYGFRIVTEMISGLGQWMDEKGHANLDAIIGRAVPNCSDWNNLNLNYITKARIDQDACIKCGRCFAVCEDTSHQAITMSADRVFEVQDDECVACNLCVNVCPVEDCITMEQLAPGMVDARTGKVVEAAHGDWTTHPNNPAVAAE; translated from the coding sequence ATGGCAGATATTCGTGGAAATTTCGTTGGGATCAAATCACCCAACCCGTTCTGGCTGGCTTCGGCGCCGCCGACCGACAAGGAATATAACGTGCGCCGCGCCTTCGAGGCCGGCTGGGGCGGAGTGGTCTGGAAAACCCTTGGGGCCGAAGGGCCGCCCGTGGTCAATGTCAACGGCCCGCGCTATGGCGCGATCTGGGGGGCCGACCGCCGCCTGCTGGGGCTGAACAATATCGAGCTGATCACCGACCGCCCGCTTGAAGTGAACCTGCGCGAAATCAAGGCCGTGAAGCGCGACTACCCCGACCGTGCGATGGTCGTCTCCCTTATGGTGCCTTGCGAGGAAGAGGCATGGAAAGCAATTCTGCCACATGTTGAAGACGCCAATGCCGACGGGATCGAGCTGAATTTCGGCTGCCCGCATGGCATGGCCGAACGTGGCATGGGCTCTGCGGTGGGGCAGGTGCCGGAATATATCGAAATGGTCACGCGCTGGTGCAAGCAATATACGCGAATGCCGGTCATCGTGAAGCTTACGCCCAATATTACCGACATCCGCAAACCCGCCGAAGCCGCGCATCGTGGCGGGGCCGATGCGGTGAGCCTGATCAACACGATCAATTCCATCACCTCGGTGAATCTCGACAGTTTCGCCCCCGAGCCGACGATTGACGGCAAGGGCGCGCATGGCGGCTATTGCGGGCCTGCCGTGAAGCCGATTGCGCTGAACATGGTGGCCGAAATTGCCCGCAATGCCGAAACCGCCAACCTGCCGATTTCGGCCATTGGCGGCATAACCACATGGCGCGATGCGGCCGAGTTCATGGCGCTGGGGGCGGGCAATGTGCAGGTCTGCACCGCCGTCATGACCTATGGTTTTCGCATTGTCACCGAGATGATCTCGGGCCTTGGCCAGTGGATGGATGAAAAGGGCCATGCCAATCTGGATGCCATTATTGGCCGCGCCGTGCCGAACTGCTCTGACTGGAACAACCTGAACCTCAACTACATCACCAAGGCGCGGATCGATCAGGATGCCTGCATCAAATGCGGGCGCTGTTTTGCCGTGTGCGAGGATACCAGCCATCAGGCGATTACCATGTCGGCTGACCGGGTGTTCGAGGTGCAGGATGATGAATGCGTTGCGTGCAACCTGTGTGTAAATGTCTGTCCGGTCGAAGATTGCATCACGATGGAGCAGCTTGCCCCCGGCATGGTCGATGCGCGCACCGGCAAGGTGGTCGAGGCCGCGCATGGCGATTGGACGACCCATCCGAACAACCCCGCCGTTGCCGCAGAATAG
- a CDS encoding ABC transporter permease, with protein MIQWFILALAVWVVAFMVNLWLVQRNDFLSRLAMPITLGVALIVLWEGIVLGFDVSPIVLPAPSSIWARFWAETPTLWADFVQTFVGGALSGYIMGCGAGFVVAVLVDRSPFLRAGLLPVGNFIAALPIIGIAPIFVMWFGFGWESKAAVVVAMVFFPMLINTVAGLQSADAMQRDLMRTYAASYPQTLLKLRLPSAAPFIFNGLKICTTLALIGAIVAEFFGSPIVGMGFRISTGAGRLELDMVWATIVVAALAGSAFYGVVALFEKRVTFWHPSQRR; from the coding sequence ATGATCCAGTGGTTTATTCTTGCGCTCGCGGTTTGGGTTGTCGCCTTCATGGTGAATCTCTGGCTGGTGCAGCGCAACGATTTTCTGTCGCGCCTTGCCATGCCAATCACGCTTGGCGTGGCGCTGATCGTGCTGTGGGAAGGTATTGTGCTGGGCTTTGACGTATCCCCCATTGTGCTGCCCGCCCCAAGCAGCATTTGGGCGCGTTTCTGGGCCGAAACCCCCACGCTTTGGGCCGATTTCGTGCAAACCTTCGTCGGCGGCGCGCTGAGCGGCTATATCATGGGCTGCGGGGCCGGCTTTGTGGTGGCCGTGCTGGTGGATCGCTCGCCGTTTTTGCGCGCCGGGCTGCTGCCGGTGGGCAATTTCATTGCCGCATTGCCGATTATCGGCATCGCGCCGATTTTCGTGATGTGGTTTGGCTTTGGCTGGGAATCCAAGGCTGCCGTTGTGGTGGCGATGGTGTTCTTCCCCATGCTCATCAACACGGTGGCGGGGCTGCAATCGGCCGATGCGATGCAGCGCGACCTGATGCGCACCTATGCCGCCAGCTATCCGCAAACGCTGCTGAAACTGCGGCTGCCCTCGGCGGCGCCCTTTATCTTCAACGGGCTTAAAATCTGCACCACTTTGGCGCTGATCGGCGCTATTGTTGCAGAATTCTTTGGTTCGCCTATCGTGGGAATGGGTTTTCGCATTTCCACGGGGGCGGGCCGCCTGGAACTTGATATGGTCTGGGCAACGATTGTAGTCGCGGCGCTTGCCGGGTCTGCATTTTACGGCGTGGTTGCGCTATTTGAAAAGCGCGTCACATTCTGGCATCCAAGCCAACGGCGCTGA
- a CDS encoding ABC transporter ATP-binding protein: MSEHPVITAEKLGLTFETNDGPIHALKDVDLTINKGEFVSFIGPSGCGKTTFLRVVADLEQATAGQVSVNGMTPREARLSRAYGYVFQAAGLLPWRTIGGNIRLPLQVMGIPKADHAARVKRVLELVDLGNFEKKFPWQLSGGMQQRASIARALAFDADLLLMDEPFGALDEIVRDHLNEQLLALWRRTEKTICFVTHSIPEAVYLSSKIVVMSPRPGRVTDIIESTLPAERPLEIRDSAEFLAIAARVRDGLRAGHSYD; the protein is encoded by the coding sequence ATGAGCGAGCATCCAGTTATTACCGCCGAAAAGCTCGGCCTGACGTTTGAAACAAATGATGGGCCGATCCATGCGCTCAAGGATGTGGACCTGACCATCAACAAGGGTGAGTTTGTCAGCTTTATCGGGCCTTCGGGCTGCGGGAAAACCACGTTTCTGCGGGTTGTGGCCGATCTGGAACAGGCCACGGCGGGGCAGGTGAGTGTTAATGGCATGACCCCGCGCGAAGCGCGTCTTTCGCGCGCCTATGGTTATGTGTTTCAGGCCGCGGGCCTGCTGCCCTGGCGCACGATTGGCGGCAATATCCGCCTGCCCTTGCAGGTTATGGGCATTCCCAAAGCCGACCATGCGGCGCGGGTAAAGCGCGTGCTGGAGCTGGTGGACCTTGGGAATTTCGAGAAGAAATTCCCCTGGCAGCTTTCCGGCGGGATGCAGCAGCGCGCCAGTATTGCCCGCGCGCTGGCCTTTGATGCCGATCTGTTGCTGATGGACGAGCCTTTCGGGGCGCTCGATGAAATTGTGCGCGACCATCTGAACGAGCAGCTTCTGGCGCTGTGGCGGCGCACCGAAAAGACCATTTGTTTCGTGACCCATTCCATCCCCGAGGCGGTGTATCTGTCCTCCAAAATCGTCGTCATGTCGCCGCGTCCGGGCCGGGTGACGGATATCATCGAGTCCACCTTGCCCGCCGAGCGCCCGCTCGAAATCCGCGATAGTGCCGAGTTTCTGGCCATTGCGGCGCGGGTGCGTGACGGGCTGCGCGCGGGGCATAGTTATGATTAA
- a CDS encoding SDR family oxidoreductase yields MTKTAIITAGGSGMGADAARRLAAEGYMVAILSSSGKGAALAEELGGVGVTGSNQSNDDLRRLVDVTMEKWGRVDALVNSAGHGPRAPVLELSDDDWHTGLDVYFLNVVRPTRLVAPIMVAQGGGAIVNISTFAAFEPDPVFPTSGVFRAGLAAYTKLFADKYAPDNVRMNNVLPGFIDSLPEKDEFRVRVPMGRYGKTGEISATVAFLLSEGAGYITGQNLRVDGGITRSV; encoded by the coding sequence ATGACAAAGACAGCAATTATAACCGCGGGCGGTAGCGGCATGGGCGCGGATGCGGCGCGGCGGTTGGCGGCCGAGGGCTATATGGTGGCGATTCTGTCCAGTTCGGGCAAGGGGGCGGCATTGGCTGAAGAGCTTGGCGGGGTGGGTGTGACCGGGTCCAACCAATCCAATGATGATCTGCGCCGCCTTGTCGATGTGACGATGGAAAAATGGGGCCGGGTTGATGCGCTGGTCAATTCCGCAGGCCACGGCCCCCGTGCGCCAGTTCTGGAGCTGAGCGACGATGACTGGCACACCGGCCTGGATGTGTATTTTCTGAATGTCGTGCGCCCAACCCGGCTGGTGGCACCGATCATGGTGGCGCAGGGCGGTGGTGCAATCGTCAATATCTCGACCTTTGCCGCCTTTGAGCCTGACCCGGTTTTCCCGACCTCCGGCGTGTTTCGTGCAGGTTTGGCGGCCTATACCAAGCTGTTTGCGGATAAATATGCGCCCGATAATGTGCGCATGAACAATGTGCTGCCCGGCTTTATTGATAGCCTGCCCGAGAAAGACGAGTTCCGGGTGCGCGTTCCGATGGGGCGCTATGGCAAAACCGGGGAAATATCGGCAACCGTGGCGTTTTTGCTGAGCGAGGGGGCCGGGTATATTACCGGGCAGAATCTGCGCGTTGATGGCGGGATTACGAGGTCTGTATGA
- a CDS encoding pyridoxal phosphate-dependent decarboxylase family protein, producing the protein MAGGLSADEEQALQLAGAQAIAYRRSVPDRPVTPRIGLDEAVARFRTPLDEDGIPAEQVINTLARNADDGLNQMSGPNFYGYVLGASHPVGVAADMLVSAWGQNAGSAYETPAITGMERAVCDWVINLLGLPDDSGAGIVTGATAANMAGIMVARNALLAAQGWDVEARGLFGAPEIPVLVGDAAHSAPIAGLRYAGLGAERLVRVPVNAEGQILPDTFLHALNTCERPPLVVLQAGQINSGAFDPFAEIIPAVHEKGGWVHVDGAFGLWLAAVPELADRLRGVALADSWAVDLHKWLNAPFDAGMVICRDRAPLVRSMSARGAYLPDLTAHWEPADSTPELSRRARGVPSYAILRHLGRKGVRELVARHCRLAARVATALGAVPGVTILNTVHCNQVAITFGQGAVGDRQTDAVLRIIQQRGKVYPTHGAWRGRHIIRVSIIGYATMDSHIDRLIDEITLAWQQVQGSER; encoded by the coding sequence ATGGCTGGCGGCCTGTCAGCAGATGAGGAACAAGCGCTGCAACTGGCGGGTGCCCAGGCCATTGCCTATCGACGCTCTGTGCCGGACAGGCCGGTCACGCCGCGCATCGGGCTTGATGAGGCCGTTGCCCGGTTCAGAACCCCGCTGGATGAAGACGGAATTCCTGCTGAACAGGTGATCAACACTTTGGCGCGCAACGCCGATGACGGGCTGAACCAGATGAGCGGGCCCAATTTTTATGGCTATGTGCTTGGCGCATCCCATCCGGTGGGTGTGGCGGCCGATATGCTGGTATCGGCTTGGGGGCAGAATGCAGGTTCGGCCTATGAAACCCCCGCCATAACGGGCATGGAGCGCGCGGTTTGTGATTGGGTGATCAACCTGCTGGGCCTGCCGGATGACAGCGGTGCAGGCATTGTCACCGGCGCAACCGCCGCCAATATGGCCGGTATCATGGTGGCGCGAAATGCCCTGCTGGCGGCCCAGGGCTGGGATGTTGAAGCCAGGGGCCTGTTTGGTGCGCCCGAAATCCCGGTGTTGGTGGGCGATGCGGCGCATTCCGCCCCCATTGCCGGATTGCGCTATGCCGGGCTTGGCGCGGAACGGCTGGTGCGGGTGCCTGTCAATGCCGAGGGGCAGATTCTGCCCGATACGTTTTTGCACGCCCTGAACACATGCGAACGCCCGCCCTTGGTTGTTTTACAGGCCGGGCAGATCAATTCGGGCGCATTTGACCCCTTTGCCGAAATCATTCCCGCCGTGCATGAAAAAGGCGGCTGGGTGCATGTGGATGGCGCATTTGGCCTTTGGCTGGCGGCGGTGCCGGAACTGGCCGACCGGTTGCGCGGTGTCGCGTTGGCCGATAGTTGGGCGGTTGACCTGCACAAATGGCTGAACGCGCCCTTTGATGCGGGCATGGTCATCTGCCGCGACCGCGCGCCGCTTGTGCGCTCGATGTCGGCGCGGGGGGCTTATCTGCCCGACCTGACCGCACATTGGGAACCGGCAGATTCCACCCCCGAGCTTTCGCGCCGCGCCCGTGGTGTGCCGAGCTATGCCATTTTGCGGCATTTGGGGCGCAAGGGCGTGCGTGAACTGGTGGCGCGCCACTGCCGCCTTGCTGCGCGTGTGGCCACGGCGCTTGGCGCTGTGCCCGGTGTGACGATCTTGAACACGGTTCATTGCAATCAGGTGGCCATAACCTTTGGGCAGGGCGCGGTTGGCGACCGGCAAACCGACGCGGTGCTGAGAATCATCCAGCAACGCGGCAAGGTTTACCCAACGCATGGCGCATGGCGCGGGCGGCATATCATTCGCGTGTCCATCATCGGATATGCGACGATGGACAGCCATATCGACAGATTGATTGATGAGATCACCCTGGCTTGGCAACAGGTTCAGGGCAGTGAAAGATAA
- a CDS encoding NAD(P)-dependent oxidoreductase: MARMQPGIAAGRLGAEALSENFSDLHPPLDAHEARVAADRCYFCHDAPCMVACPTSIDIPMFIRQIATGTPEAAARTIFDQNILGGMCARVCPTETLCEEVCVREVAEGKPVIIGQLQRYATDVLMAKATHPYTRAAATGKTVAVVGAGPAGLAAAHRLAMKGHDVALFDARQKGGGLNEFGIASYKSTNDFAQAELDWLLKIGGITPHYGKKLGAGLTLESLQAEYDAVFLSIGLAGVNALAVPGHDLDGVQDAVEFIATLRQTKDLSTLPIGRRVVVIGGGMTAIDAAVQAKLLGAEDVTLAYRRTREDMGASRYEQDLAASHGVNLLFNAAPRAITGSNKVEAIELDRTDAKLKPTGEVTTLAADQVFCAIGQTLLGAPEGLEIERRKIVTDTRGRTSLAGVWAGGDCALGGEDLTVTAVAEGRDAAEDIHRALS, from the coding sequence ATGGCCAGAATGCAACCGGGTATTGCCGCAGGACGACTGGGCGCCGAGGCGCTGTCAGAAAATTTTTCCGACCTGCATCCGCCACTGGATGCGCATGAGGCGCGGGTGGCGGCAGATCGGTGTTACTTCTGCCATGACGCGCCCTGCATGGTGGCCTGTCCGACCAGCATCGACATTCCGATGTTCATCCGCCAGATCGCGACGGGCACGCCCGAAGCCGCCGCGCGCACGATTTTTGACCAGAATATTCTGGGCGGCATGTGCGCCCGTGTCTGCCCGACCGAAACGCTCTGCGAAGAGGTTTGCGTGCGCGAGGTGGCCGAGGGCAAGCCGGTCATCATCGGCCAGTTGCAGCGTTATGCGACCGATGTGCTGATGGCCAAAGCCACGCACCCCTATACGCGCGCCGCCGCCACAGGCAAAACCGTGGCCGTGGTTGGCGCTGGCCCCGCCGGGCTGGCCGCCGCCCACCGTCTGGCCATGAAGGGCCATGATGTGGCGCTGTTTGATGCGCGCCAAAAGGGCGGGGGGCTGAATGAATTCGGCATCGCCTCGTATAAATCCACCAATGACTTTGCGCAGGCCGAGCTGGACTGGTTGCTGAAGATCGGCGGTATCACCCCGCATTACGGCAAGAAGCTGGGCGCAGGGCTGACGCTGGAAAGCCTGCAGGCCGAGTATGACGCGGTGTTCCTGAGCATCGGGCTGGCGGGGGTGAATGCGCTTGCCGTGCCGGGCCATGATCTGGACGGCGTGCAGGATGCGGTGGAATTCATCGCCACCTTGCGCCAGACAAAAGACCTGTCCACCCTGCCCATTGGCCGCCGTGTGGTGGTTATTGGCGGCGGGATGACGGCGATTGACGCCGCCGTGCAGGCCAAGCTGCTGGGGGCCGAGGATGTAACGCTCGCCTATCGCCGCACGCGCGAGGATATGGGCGCCAGCCGGTATGAGCAGGATCTGGCCGCCAGCCACGGTGTGAACCTGCTGTTCAACGCCGCCCCGCGCGCCATTACCGGCAGCAACAAGGTAGAGGCGATCGAGCTTGACCGCACCGATGCCAAGCTGAAGCCGACCGGCGAAGTGACCACGCTGGCCGCCGATCAGGTGTTCTGCGCCATCGGCCAGACCCTGCTGGGCGCGCCCGAAGGGCTGGAGATTGAACGCCGCAAAATCGTCACCGACACGCGCGGGCGCACCAGCCTTGCCGGAGTCTGGGCAGGTGGCGACTGCGCGCTTGGCGGCGAAGACCTGACTGTGACCGCCGTCGCCGAGGGGCGCGATGCGGCAGAAGACATCCACCGGGCCTTGTCATGA
- a CDS encoding VOC family protein, which produces MAHVIGLGGLFLHSPDPDALRAWYHRVLGLEFENWGGVALPATRAAEQPGAASVFSLFGGESDNAAAADKGFMFNLMVDDLVGILARCAEQGVLPVHREDMDGIGLFAHIIDPDGRKVELWEPVAAS; this is translated from the coding sequence ATGGCGCATGTGATCGGACTTGGCGGCCTGTTTCTGCATTCACCCGACCCCGACGCGCTGCGCGCATGGTATCATCGGGTTTTGGGGTTGGAATTTGAAAACTGGGGCGGCGTGGCATTGCCCGCCACACGCGCGGCCGAACAGCCAGGCGCGGCATCAGTTTTCAGCCTGTTTGGCGGCGAAAGTGACAATGCGGCTGCTGCGGATAAGGGCTTTATGTTCAATCTGATGGTGGATGATCTGGTGGGTATTCTGGCACGCTGTGCTGAACAGGGCGTGCTGCCTGTCCATCGGGAAGACATGGACGGAATTGGGCTATTTGCCCATATAATAGACCCGGACGGGCGAAAAGTAGAACTTTGGGAACCTGTTGCGGCCAGCTGA